CTGAACGGCAACGGCATCCCCATACGCGCCAAGCTCATGCACCCGAAAACGGGGGGCGGCACCCGGTTTCCAGGGATCGTCTATATCCATGGATACCAGAACAACCGGGAAACAGGAGACGCGTACTGCATCGAACTGGCCAGAAGGGGGTTTGTTGTCCTGAACATCGACGCCATCGGCCGGGGCAATTCCGGCATACCCGGCAATCCGGCGGATCCCGGCTTCGACGACACGTACGGCGGGCAATCCTCGCTCGACTATCTGCGGTCGCTGCCCCTCGTCGATCCCGGGGCTGTCGGCATGATGGGCCACAGCCTCGGCGCCGAAATGGCCTATAAAGTTGCCCTTCGAGACCCGGGCGTCCGGGGGCTGGTCATCACCGGCTTCGCCTACACCACCGCCGCCGACTACCAGCACCCCGCCAACATGCTCATGATCATCGGAAAATACGACGAATACAGAAAAAGGATGACCGGCACACGCAACATCCTCACCGACTGGATGAAGTCCGAACAGACCCGCAAGGTGATTGACGCCCCGAATCCTGAAATCGGCGTGACCTACGGTGACTTCTCCGCCGGTACCGCCCGGCGCGTCTTCGTTCCCCATGTAACGCACATTCAGGAATCGCACAACCGGGATGCCATCGCCGAAGCCCTGCTCTGGATGCGGCAGGCGCTGAACCCACCCGCTGCATACTGGTCCGACCCGCACAGGCAGATCTGGCCGGTCAAGGAGTGGGCGACCCTGGTGGCCATGGTTGCCGGCTTTTTTTCTCTGCTGCCCTTGAGCACCCTTCTGCTCCGGCTCGCTTGGTTTCGCCCCCTGGCCGGCGCCCCCACGGCGACATATGCGTGCGGGGGCAAAGCCTTTCTCAAGCACGTCACCATCAACGGTCTGGTCATGTGGCTTTACCTGCCGCTCATCTTCATCCTGTTCGGCATCCACATCTACCTGGTACCCATCGACAGGGTCTTCCCCATGATGATGGTAAATGCCATTGTCTGGTGGTTCCTTTGCATCAATATCATCGGATTTTTTATTTTCCGCCGATGGTTTAAAAAACAGAATCGCCTGTACGGGACCACGCTGGCCGACATGGGCATATCCTTCAAAAAGGATCTTTTTTACCTGGACGGCGTCCGCCTCGGCAAAGGGGTGGCCCTGGCCATGACCCTTTTCATATTTGCCTACGCCGCCGAACACCTGCTCGAAAGCATCTTCATCGTCGACTACCGTTTCATATTCCCTTTTGCCAGCGACCTCACCCCCTACCGCCTCAAAATGTGGCTGGTCTACTTCCCGTTTCTGCTCATCGGGTTTCTTCAGACCGGCGTTTTTCTGCACGGACAGATCCGAAAAGCGCCGAAACGGTCGCAAACAGGGACGTTCCTGGCGTGGTCCGGCGCCAACCTGGCGGCCATGATCGTTCCCCTGCTCCTGTTTCTCTGCATCCAATACATCCCGCTGCTGACGACCGGCTTCATACCACTGGTGGGGCCGGGCGGCATGTTCGTGTCGTTCGTGCTCAACCTGTTTCACCTCATCGTCGTCCTCTGCCTGGTAATCCCGATTTCCACGTGGCTTTTTCAAGTGACCGGTACCATCTATACCGGGGCCGTTTTAAACGCCGCCCTGGTAACCTGGATGTTCACGTCCTCCCAGGTGATCGCCCCCATCCCGATATAGGGAAATTACCCCCTGAAAGAGATTGATATTGACGCTTCCCCGCCGCACGCTGCGGGGAAGCGTCACCGTAAGGGGTTCTATCCATTATGATTCGCTCGCTATCTCGGTTCACATAAAACCACGTCGTCAAATGTTTCCGGTGCGCCATATTCCCGTTTGACTTCGGTTAAACCTTTGATTATACTCTGCCATCATTTTAGGGAAACCTAAATTGAGGAAAACATCACCGCCATAAAAAGGAGGTTGGAATGACCGCAAAACCCTGGCATGGCCCCAAGTGGCCTGAAGGCGTCCCTCACGAAATCACCGGGTGGGACAAACCCTTACCTACACTCCTTGACGAAACCGCCGCACGATACCCGGATCTCGTTTACACGATTTTCAACGATGCCGGGCGCACCTATTCCCAGGTGAAAGACACGGCGGATCGCATCGCCAACTTCCTGGTATCCAAAGGCGTCAAAAAGGGCGATCGGGTAGCCATTTTTCTGCCAAACCTGCCCCACTATCCGGCTATCTTTTTCGGGATCCTGAAAGCCGGTGCCGTTTGTGTCACCTGCAATCCCATCTACACGGCCAACGAATTGAACTACCAGTTGGGGGATGCCGGCGCCAAGGCCGTTTTCTGCATGGATCACCCCGAATTTTATCGCACAACGGTGGAAGCCATCAGGGGAACCGACGTGGAAACGGTCGTCATCTGCAGCGTAAAATCCTACCTGCCCCGGCTGAAAGGTTTTCTGGGCGGTCTGCTGGGCAAGATCCCCAAGGCGGAGAGCCACCAACCCGGGCACCTGTTGTTCGACGACGTTGTCGCCGCCGCATCCGGATCCGGGGCGCCCGCCGTGGAGATCGATCCTGTCGATGACCTGGCCCTGATCATCTACACCGGCGGAACCACCGGCCGGCCCAAGGGGGCCGCCCTGACCCATGCCAACTTTTTCTATAACGTCATGGGGCTGAACGAATACGGCCGGCTGGTCCAGGAACCCGGCGGACGGCCGGAAAGGATCAGGGGCGGCGGTTTCAACACCTACCTGGGCGTACTGCCCTGGTACCACAGCTTCGGCCTGACCTGCGCCATGCTGTCGGCCTGCGCCACGGGGAGCAAGCTTATCTGCGTCCCCGATCCGCGCGCCGGGGACCCGCCTTTCACCGAGGTGCTGAAACTTGTCCAGAAGCACCGGCCCACGTTGATGCCGGCCGTGCCCACCATCTTCGTGGCCTTCACCAACCATCCCCTTCTGGGCCAGTTCGACCTGACCTCCCTCGTCGGGTGCTTTTCAGGCGGTGCCCCGCTCCCGCCGGAGGTCTGCAAGCAGTTCGAAGAAAAAACCGGGGCCATTATTTTCGAAGGCTACGGCCTCAGCGAAACCGCCCCCGTGGCCACCGCCAACCCCACCAACCGGGAAAACCGTAAAATCGGCTCCATCGGGTTCCCCATTCCCTGCACGGATATCAAGATCGTGGACCTCGAAACCGGCTTGGAGGAGCTCCCCCAGGGAGAGGACGGCGAAATCGCCATCTCCGGCCCCCAGGTCATGCAGGGATACTGGAACAAACCCGAGGAAAACGAGGCGGTTTTCCGGGAAATCGACGGCAGCCGCTATTTCCTGACCGGGGACATCGGCCACATCGACGAGGAGGGGTTCATCCTCATCACCGACCGCAAGAAGGACATGATCATCGTGGGCGGCTTCAATGTGTATCCGCGCGATGTGGAGGACATCCTCTTTACCCACCCCAAGGTCGCCCTCGCGGCAGTGGTGGGCGTGCCGGATGCCAGAAGCGGCGAAATCGTCAAGGCCTTCATCCAGCTCAAGCCCGGGGAAACCGCCACGGAAGAGGAAATCATGGCCTTCTGCAAGGAAAACATGGCAGGGTATAAGCGGCCCAAGCAAATCGAGTTCCGCGAAGAAGTCCCGGTTTCCAACGTGGGCAAGGTCCTGCGCCGCGTGCTGCGGGACGAGGAATCCGGAAAATAGTCAAGAACAAGGTTTACGGTATACGGTATATGGTATACGGTGTACGGCATGAGGGTTAGGGTGTAAGGCGGTAGGTGGCGGGTGTCATGAACCGGTGACGATCCGTTCCCCGTCCCTTTCACCTCCCGTTCACACAACGGCTGATTATGATGAAAAACAAAGCTCCTAAAATAGGCCGGAACGACCCCTGCCCCTGCGGCAGCGGTTTGAAGTACAAGCGCTGTTGCGGCGACACGCAGGCCTCCTCGTCCGCGGACGTCGCAGCCATGTATGCCCGGAAGCATAATGTCCGGGTCAAACAGGGCAAAGATGTCGAGGCTATTCGCCGAGCCGGCCGGCTGGTGATGGAAACGCTGGACATGGTCGAAGCAATGATCGCGCCCGGCCTGGTCACCGAAGAGATCAACACCCGGGTCCACGAATTTACCGTGAAGAACGGTGCCGTCCCCGCACCGCTGAACTACCGGGGCTTTCCCAAAAGCGTCTGCGTATCCATCAACGACGTGATCTGCCACGGCATTCCGGGGCCCCACGCCCTGCAAGAGGGTGATATCGTCAACATCGACGTCACCACCATCCTCAACGGATACTACGCGGATGCCAACAAATCCTTTTTTGTGGGAAAGCCGTCGCCCGATGCCCGCAAGATTGTCGACGTCGCCCGCGAAAGCCTCAAAAGGGGTATTGCCATGGTCAAACCGGGCAACACCCTGGGCGATATCGGCTGGGCCATACAATCCTGGGCCGAGAGCCAGGAATGCTCGGTGGTCAGGGAATTCGTGGGTCACGGCGTGGGATTCGATTTTCACGAAGCGCCCCAGGTTCCCCACTTCGGCCGTCGTGGCCAGGGCCTTGCCCTCATTCCCGGCATGGTTTTTACCATCGAACCCATGATCAACCTGGGAGATAAAGCGCTGCGCATTCTGGAGGATAACTGGACCGCCGTCACCCGGGACGGATCCCTTTCGGCCCAATTCGAACAGACCCTCCTGGTAACCGACAACGGTTGTGAGAGCCTGACGCCCTACCCACTGTAATCCCGTTGATGATGCGTCTACCGTTTTTGACATTTTGAGGGGAACTTTAGGGGACGTTCATAAATATATAAATAACTTGTACCAAAAAAATAGTTATTTATATATTTATGAACGTCCCCTCTATTACAAGGAAGACTAAAATGCGTATCCACCTGCTGCAGCACGAAGCCCAAGCCGTCTCCACCAACGTTCTCGCCTGGGCGGCGCAAAACGGTCACGCCGTCACCCGAACCGATGTTCTGGAGGCCGACGTCCTGCCGGATGCCGGCGATTTCGATCTCCTGGTCGTTGCCGGCGGGCCGCAGCACATTTGGGAAAAAGACAAAAACCCCTGGCTGGGAAATGAAAAGAAACTGCTCGCCGCCGCGGCGGCGGCGGGAAAACATGTGCTGGGCATCTGCCTCGGCGCCCAGTTGCTGGCCGAAGTCCTCGGCGGCAGGGTGTTCGCCAACCCGCTCACGGAACTGGGCTGGTGCGCCGTCCAGCTGACATCCGCGGGTCTGACATCTCCCTTGTTCCGCGGGGTTCCCGAGCGCTTCACCATGTTTCAATGGCACAGCGACCATTTTTCACTGCCGGAGGGGGTCACCCGGCTGGCAACCAGCCCGGCCGCTCCAAACCAGGCCTTTGCCGACGCCGACGGCCGCCTGCTCGGCATCCAGTTCCATCCGGATTTCGATTGCGGGCTGATTGAAGACATGGTGCGGAGCGAAACGGAAAAGTGGCCCGAAGGTCCCTTTGTCACCCCCCGGGAAACACTGCTTCAGGAGACGGCGGCCATCGAGGAGCCTGTCTGGCTCATGGAACTTCTGCTGGACAATATGGCCCAAGCCATGCAATCCTCAAATGCCCCCGAGCCACGCTCTCACCAAAATGACGATTGCCGTGATCAGAGCCGCGGCCTGGACAGGGGTGCCGAAGCGCTTTGCAGCCGTCTTGCCGTAGAGGAAACCGATAACCAGCCCCGACAGAAAGCCAAACAGGTGCGCTAGAATGTCCGCGTGCGCGGACGATCCCAAAAAGCCCAGCAGGGCCAGGCCGGCGCCCAGCGGCAAAAGGGCCTTGATGCGGCGGCCGGGGTGCTCCAGGCGGCGCAAAAACTGCCAGGCAGTAAGAAGGCCCAGGGCCCCGAAAACCGCCGTGGACGCCCCGATGGAGCTGTGGCCCGTCTTGTAAACCACCGCATTCATCACATTGCCGCCAATCCCGGCCGACAGGATCATCAGCCAGCCGACGCCCCACCCCATGATGGAGCAGACGGCCGACCCCAGAACCGCGATGCCCACCATGTTCCCTGCCAGGTGGACCGCACCGCTGTGCAACAGCAGCGCCGTTGCCGCCCGATACCACTCGCCGTCGAGCATTCGCCCGGCCGTGGCCGCGTAGCTGTCCATCAGGAAACGGCTGTCCGGCTGCATGGTCACAAAAACATGCACCGCGGCCAGCAGCAGCGCCCCCCAGATTCCGGCCAGGCTTTTTTTGAAATCGCGGAAAATGTCTTCGGAAACGATTGGGTCCGGGCGGTTTTCAATCCTATAGGCGTCGATCAGGCCGGCAGCCTCCGCCGACCGGTCCGGCGCGACCTCCAGTTCCCACCCGTCCGCCTGCCGCACCGCCCGGGAAGCGATCCCGGCGGAAAGCAGAACCAGTTGGTAGGTTTCCACCTCCTCCTTCGACAGCTTGTCAACGACAGTGATCATATTCAAATAAAATCGGGTACCACGATTTTATGAAACGCGGCTGACGTCGCTTTCCTGCAAAGCGGCACAAGTAAAATATCCGAAAATCCGTTTCCAGCGCGCCGCCGGCGTCAGGGTGACCAGGTTGCCGGCCAGAACGACGACAACCCCCAATGCGGCGGTCAGCCTCCAGTGATAGGACTCGAAAAGCGTGGAAAGAAAAAGGGATGCCAGGCAAAACCGGTAGCTCACCGAAAGAACCGGCGGCACCTGCGTCAGCTGCAGCTTGATGCCCAACCAGGTCGATCCCCAGATCAGGGTGGCGCCCGCATAAAGGATGCAGTTGAGCAGCAGGTCCCCCGTTTAAAGGATTGAACACTCCCCGCAGCAAGCTTAAGGGGAATCTTCACCGTAAGGAATTCTATCAATTATGAGCCCATCTCTGTTTCACTTGGACCCTTGAACCCTGGAACCCTTTTCCCCTTGTGGGATATTAACTAGCGGCGAAGCCGCGTACACAAACACATTTTCCTTCTGCAGGATTTCTGCAGAACGAAAATTTATTTGGTTAGCTGGGCCAGCGTTTCATCCGGCATCTTGAAGGAGTGTTCGGCCGCCGGAAAGGCCGCCTCCTGGACGTCCTTCTTGTACGCGTTCAACGCCTCCAGGATGATCGGCCGTATCTTGGTGTACTGCTTGACGAATTTGGGTATGAACTTGTCGAAAAGACCGATCATGTCGTGGGTTACCAGGACCTGGCCATCCACGTCCACCCCCGCTCCGATGCCGATGACCGGCACCGTGACCGACTCGGCCACGAGTTTTCCCAGGGGGGCCGGAACCGCCTCCAGGATGATGGAAAACACACCTGCCGCCTCCAGGGCCCTGGCATCTTCGATGATGCGCCTGGCGGCCTCGGCATCTTTGCCCTGCATCTTGAAGCCGCCCAGGGCGCTCGCCGTCTGGGGCGTCAATCCGATGTGTCCCTGCACCGGGATGCCGGCCTTGACGATGGCCTCGACTGTCGGCGCGAAATCGACGCCGCCTTCCAGCTTGACCACATCGCAGCCGCCCTCTTTCATCAGCCGCCCGGCATTGCGCACGGCCTCCTCGATCGAAACGTTGTAGCTCATGAAAGGCATGTCGCCCACAATGAGCGGCCCCTTGCAGCCGCGCACGACCGCCTTGATGTGGTGAATCATGTGCGCCATGGTGACTTCTACGGTGCCGTCAAGGCCCATCACCACCATGCCCAAAGAGTCGCCCACCAGAACGATGTCGACGCCGGCCTCGTCGGCCAACAGCCCGAACGGATAGTCGTAGGCGGTCACCATGACCAGTTTGCGTTTGTCCGCCTTGGCCTTTTTTACATCCATTACCGTCACTTTGTTGCTTGCCATTGGTTGCTCTCCTTTTTTCAGTCTTTATAAGTCTTATAGGTCCTATAGGTAGTTTGCCTGCAGCGTTTCCACCAGGGCGGTCAACGTCCGGTTCACCGGTGCCGGCAGCCCCAGCCTTTCCGCTTCCTCCACCACCACGCCGTTGATGGCCCCGATTTCCGTCATGCGCCGGTTGTCCACATCCTGTCCCATGGAGGAACGGTTGGCGCCGGTCGCCCGCGCCACCTCCAGGACATGTTCCACCGCGTCCGGGCGGACGGCTATCTGTTGCGCCTCCGCCACGGCAATGGCCTCCTCCACGGCGGCCCTCGACAGCGCCACGGTGGCCGGCAAGTCCAGCAACTGGCCGTTCTTGATGCCGGTCAGGGCGGTAATGGCGTTGATCCCCACGTTGATCAGGAGTTTCCCCCACACGATGCTGCGCACATCTGCGGACACGTCCGTTTCGATACCGGCCCCGGAAAAAAAAGCCGCCACCTGCTCGGCCTTGTGGGTGTTTTGCCGATGCCACATGCCGATGGTGGTCAAACCGCTGCCGGCATGGCGGATGCTTCCGGGCCCCAGCATGGTGGCGCCATGGGAGGTGGTGCCGGCGATGACATGGCCGGGCTCGACCTCCCGGGCGATCCGGTCGGCGTTGCCCATGCCGTTCTGCAGCGTCAGAACGAGACCGTCGCGTCCGGCAAGCGCTTTGGCGGTCCTGGCCGCGGCCTCCGTCTGAGTCGACTTGACGAACACGATCGTAAGATCGCTCTCCCCGACGGTTTCGGGATCCATGGTCGCCTGCAGTCGAACGGTCCGCACCCGCCCGTCCCTTTCGATGGTAAGCCCCCGGTCATTGACGGCATCCACGTGTTCGCTCCAGATATCGACCAGCCACACCTCGGCCCCTGCCTCCGCCAACAGTCCTCCGAAAAGGCTTCCCATGGCGCCTGCACCGACGACGGCTATTTTCATCTTTCCTCCTTTGTTTTTGGCTTGAACCCCCGGATCCTGCCCCTGGTTCTTTAAACCGTATACCGTAACGGAAAAGCACGAAAATGTTCATGGTCTTTTTCGTGTTTTTGGACGTTCGTGTTTTCGTACTAAATGATCTTTATCTTTTCCGGTTTATCCGGATTGGGATTTCGGATTTTATTCCACGCAGTCCATGACGCCTGTAGCGGTGCCATCGGGTTCAATTAGTCGCCAACCCCGGTTCCATCGTTCAGCCAGCAGGCCACCCGGTGGCGGTCAGCGGCCTCGATCAGGACCGGCCGCTCCATCCTGCAGCGGTCGTGCACGTGCGGACAGCGGGTGTGAAACCTGCACCCGGGCGGCGGATCGATGGGACTGGGCACGTCTCCCTCCAGCGGGGCGGGCGGCACCTGCCCCTGGGGGTTCGGCAGGGGAACCGCCTCCAGCAGTGCCCGCGTGTAGGGGTGCCGGGGCGTCACGCTGAAAACCTCCGCCGGCGCCGTTTCGACGATGCCGCCCAGGTACATCACCGCAATGCGGTCGCAGATGTGTTCCACCACGCTGAGATCGTGGGAGATGAACACGTAGGAAAGGCCGAATTCCTCCCTCAGGTCTTCGAGAAGGTTGATCACCTGGGCCTGAATGGAAACGTCCAAGGCGCTGACCGGTTCGTCGGCGACGATCAATTTGGGTCTGACGCACAGTGACCTGGCAATGCCGATGCGCTGACGCTGGCCGCCTGAAAACTCATGGGGATACTTGTCCAGGTCGCCGGCGCGCAACCCCACCTTTTCCAGCAGGTCCACGGCCTGCTCCTTTCTTTGCCGGCGGGTCAGATGGTCGTGGGCCCGCATGGGCTCGGTGACGATGGCTTCGACCTTCATCCGCGGGTCCAGGCTCGAAAAGGGGTCCTGGAAAATGATCTGCATTTTCCGCCTCAAGGGGCGCAGATCCGTCCGGGAAAGGCACGTAATGTCCTCGCCCTCGAGAAAAATGGTTCCCGCCGTGGGATCCAGCAGCCTCAGAATCAACCGGCCCAGCGTGGTCTTCCCGCAGCCCGATTCGCCCACCAGGCCGAAACTCTCCCCCCCGGCCACCCGGAAGGACACGCCGTCCACCGCCTTGACCCAGGCGTGCGGCTTCGACATCAAACCGCCCCCCAGCGGAAAGTGTTTGACGAGGTTCTCGATTTTCAGAAGGTCCGTGTCAGGCATGCCCGGTCCCTCCTCCGGACGGCTGCACCAGCCAGCAGCGGGCCGACCGTCCCCCGCCTAAAGCCTGCAGCGCGGGCTGCTGTTCCCGGCACCTGTCGAACACCTCGGGGCACCGGTCGGCGAACTTGCAGCCCGAAACGGGCTCCATCAGCGAAGGCACCGTTCCCTTGATCTCGTTCAGGCGCTGCTTGCGGCCGGCGGCCCGGCTGCCCAGCCGCGGAATCGATTTGAGCAGCCCCCGGGTGTATGGGTGCAGCGGGCTCCCGAAAATATCATCCACACCGGCCGTCTCCACCACCTGCCCGGCATACATCACCACCACGCGACGGGCCATTTGAGCCACCACGCCCAGATCGTGGGTGATCAGCAGCATGGACGTGCCCGTTTCCTTTTTGAGGCCCTCCATCAGGGAAAGAATCTGCGACTGGATGGAAACATCCAGGGCGGTTGTCGGCTCGTCGGCGATCAGCAGCCTCGGCCGGCACACCATGGCCATGGCGATCATCACGCGCTGCCGCATGCCGCCCGACAACTGATGCGGATATTCGTCAATCCGCTTTTCCGGCGCGGGAATTTTCACCTGCCCGAGCCAGTGCACGGCCTGCTCGAGCGCTTCCTGCCGGTCCATGTTGCGGTGAACCATCAAAGGCTCGGCCACCTGGCGGCCGATGGTGAGCACGGGGTTCAAAGAGGTCATGGGCTCCTGAAAAATCATGGAGATGTCGCGCCCGCGAATGCTGCGGAGCTTGTCCGGGGCCATGGCCAAAAGGTCCTTTCCGTCGAAAAGGATGCGGCCCGAGTGAATCCGGCCCGGCGGGGACGCCACCAGCCCGAGGATACTGAGCGAAGTGACGCTCTTGCCGCACCCGGATTCACCCACCAGCCCGACCGTTTCCCCCTCGGCAACGGACAGGCTGACATGGTCCACGGCCCTGCCGACACCCTCGGGGGTGTGAAAGTCGACCGCCAGGTCCTCTATTTCAAGCAGATTTTTGCCCAAGACTAACGCCTTTCACTGGTTTACGGTTCCTCCATACCTCTGAGCCATATCAACAAATTTTGCCGATCGTGTGCATAGATAGCGTTTGTCGTGTTATTCGGCATCCTGAGGGCTTCGAAAAAAATGTTTCTCATGTTGGACCTAGGTTGTATCGGAACACATATATGACAACCGCTGTAACCGACGCTGAACCTCTCCAACACCGTTAATCGTTGGACGGCGTTAGATAGTGCAGCGCCGCCAGCGCATAGGTGTCCGCCGTCTCCTTCAGCTGGTTGATATCCACCCACTCGTCTTTCTGGTGCGGCACCTGGCGGTCGCCGGCGCCCATGGTGACGATGGGGATGCCTTTCATGGCCCACAGAAAGGTGCCGTCGGTGGCGCCGGGGACGCCCGCGTATTCCGGTTCCGCGTTCAGCACCCGGCGTGTGGCCCACGCCGCCGCCGCGACCACCGGATCGTTCGCGTCGGTTTTGGTGCAGGGACGGTCGGTGAGAAATTCCACTTGCACGTCCATGCGGTGGTCGCGTTCGAGCCGCAGCTGCCGGTCATAGGCCGCGTAGTCGTCGGCCACTTTCTTTGCCGTCGCCTCTGCCAGGGCGGTCAGGTCGTTGCGGATGCTCGCGTGATCCTGGCCCGGGATGGTGCGCACGTCGACCAGGAGTCGCGCTTCACCCGGCATGACGTTCAACTGGGCCGCCCCCCCGGAAGGCGCCTGAATGACGGTGGGGGTAAAGCTGGCCCACCCCAGGTGCCGGTCCCTCCCAAGCTTTTCGACTGCGGCCCGCTCGAGCCGGTGCAGGCCGTTTATCAGTTCGGCCAGGGCCGGGGCCGTGTTGAGGCCCGACAGGGGCATGGCCCCGTGGCTCATCCGCCCGCCGATCGTGTAGCTGGCCCGGATCGCCCCCTTCTGTGACGTACAGACGAGGCCGTCCTGGGGCTCGCAGATGATGGCCCCCGTCACGTCGTCCGCATGGCCTTTTTCGATGAAATCGAGCACCCCCAGCATCAGGTCCTCTTCATCACAGAGCACGCCGCCCACGATGCCGCCGGAGAGGGGAACGCCCGCCCGTTTCAAGGCATCCATGGCGATCAGCATGGCGCAGAGGTTCCCCTTGGTGTCGTTGGTTCCCCGCCCGTACATGCGGCCGCCCTCGATCTGGGCGCCGAAGGGGTCGTAATGCCACGTTTCCACGTCACCGGGCGTCACGACGTCGGTGTGGCCCTCGAACATCAGCTTCCGCTCCCCCGGACCCGCGTCCCAGGAGACGATGACGTTGGGCCTTCCGGGCGCCACCTGGTCCACCTGCACCTGAAAGCCCTTCTGCTTCGCCCAGCGGGCCACATGTTCGGCCGCCTCCTG
This genomic interval from Deltaproteobacteria bacterium contains the following:
- a CDS encoding M20 family metallopeptidase translates to MIPNDVVKKVLESVDHEELLNLTAEMVKINSVWDPIAGTGEQEAAEHVARWAKQKGFQVQVDQVAPGRPNVIVSWDAGPGERKLMFEGHTDVVTPGDVETWHYDPFGAQIEGGRMYGRGTNDTKGNLCAMLIAMDALKRAGVPLSGGIVGGVLCDEEDLMLGVLDFIEKGHADDVTGAIICEPQDGLVCTSQKGAIRASYTIGGRMSHGAMPLSGLNTAPALAELINGLHRLERAAVEKLGRDRHLGWASFTPTVIQAPSGGAAQLNVMPGEARLLVDVRTIPGQDHASIRNDLTALAEATAKKVADDYAAYDRQLRLERDHRMDVQVEFLTDRPCTKTDANDPVVAAAAWATRRVLNAEPEYAGVPGATDGTFLWAMKGIPIVTMGAGDRQVPHQKDEWVDINQLKETADTYALAALHYLTPSND